In the Pseudonocardia cypriaca genome, one interval contains:
- a CDS encoding TIGR03619 family F420-dependent LLM class oxidoreductase, producing MGLPNGGATVATEDLVRLATGAEAAALDSVWVMDRWLRPRHPVEMPGVPVPVEMPADGYACVFDPIDVLAHIAAITTRVRLGTSAVQAVLQPPVLLARRLATVDQLSRGRVIAGLAAGWMREEFAAAGRSRAGGDRVDAHLAALRAVWGPDPVEVTCETYPVPPSDVGPKPFGRRTIPVLLGYTTAAGIRRAARIADGLHPYRTDADQLAADIALFRSAAAEAGRDPAALPVVLRGDAVLDPAAGRDRPLFRGTVAQWAEDVARVAELGVGHLVLQVDAPVEAALSALHDLRSRSADHDMRVSRGGRGAG from the coding sequence GTGGGACTGCCGAACGGCGGCGCGACGGTGGCGACGGAGGACCTGGTGCGGCTGGCCACGGGCGCGGAGGCGGCCGCGCTCGACTCGGTGTGGGTGATGGATCGCTGGCTGCGGCCGCGGCACCCGGTCGAGATGCCGGGGGTGCCGGTGCCGGTCGAGATGCCGGCGGACGGCTACGCGTGCGTGTTCGACCCGATCGACGTGCTCGCGCACATCGCCGCGATCACCACGCGGGTGCGGCTGGGCACGAGCGCGGTGCAGGCCGTGCTGCAGCCGCCGGTGTTGCTCGCCCGCCGGCTCGCCACGGTCGACCAGCTCTCCCGGGGCCGGGTGATCGCGGGCCTGGCCGCGGGGTGGATGCGCGAGGAGTTCGCCGCCGCCGGCCGCTCCCGTGCCGGCGGCGACCGGGTCGACGCCCACCTCGCGGCGCTGCGGGCGGTGTGGGGACCCGATCCGGTCGAGGTCACCTGCGAGACCTATCCCGTGCCGCCGTCGGACGTCGGGCCGAAGCCGTTCGGGCGGCGCACGATCCCGGTGCTGCTCGGCTACACGACGGCCGCCGGTATCCGGCGAGCGGCGCGCATCGCCGACGGGCTGCACCCCTACCGCACCGACGCCGACCAGCTCGCCGCCGACATCGCGCTGTTCCGGTCGGCGGCCGCCGAGGCCGGCCGCGACCCGGCCGCCCTGCCCGTCGTGTTGCGCGGCGACGCCGTCCTCGACCCCGCCGCCGGACGGGACCGCCCGCTGTTCCGCGGAACGGTCGCGCAATGGGCGGAGGACGTCGCCCGCGTCGCGGAGCTCGGCGTCGGGCACCTGGTGCTGCAGGTCGACGCCCCGGTCGAGGCCGCACTCTCCGCGCTCCACGACCTGCGGTCGCGGTCGGCGGACCACGACATGCGCGTCAGCCGAGGCGGACGTGGCGCAGGCTGA
- a CDS encoding PLP-dependent aminotransferase family protein, giving the protein MTITLSTRLHDVRGSAIRDLLALTARPEVISLAGGLPGTDLLPRERIAQALATAVADPAAVQYGETAGLRPLREVVAEHESERLGRTMAAEAVVVTSGSQQALDLVARALLDPGDPVVVEDPVYVGALQVFQAAGATLHPVPVDADGMAVDVLADRLAAGLRPRLVHTVSSFHNPRGATLSPPRRAYLAELAERYGFLVVEDDPYGLLAFDGHPLPTPVAAHGDRVVRLGSASKVLAPALRVGWLTGPAPLCAAVERLKQCTDLCTSSLTQLVTAELLADHAWFDAHLDRLRAALHDRAGALTGAVAGVFGDAVTCSVPTGGMFCWLEFTDGTRPADLLPTALDHGVGYVPGTAFAVGQDLSAAARLCYASNPPAELHTAVERLGAAWGASAT; this is encoded by the coding sequence ATGACCATCACCCTCTCCACCCGGCTGCACGACGTTCGCGGCTCGGCCATCCGCGACCTCCTCGCCCTGACCGCCCGCCCCGAGGTGATCTCGCTCGCCGGTGGTCTCCCCGGCACCGACCTGCTCCCGCGGGAGCGGATCGCGCAGGCCCTCGCCACGGCCGTGGCCGACCCGGCCGCCGTCCAGTACGGCGAGACCGCCGGTCTGCGGCCGCTGCGCGAGGTCGTCGCCGAGCACGAGTCCGAGCGGCTCGGCCGCACCATGGCCGCCGAAGCCGTCGTCGTGACCAGCGGCTCCCAGCAGGCGCTCGATCTCGTGGCGCGGGCGCTGCTCGACCCGGGTGATCCGGTCGTCGTCGAGGACCCGGTCTACGTCGGCGCCTTGCAGGTGTTCCAGGCCGCGGGGGCGACCCTGCACCCGGTGCCGGTCGACGCCGACGGGATGGCCGTCGACGTGCTCGCCGACCGGCTCGCCGCGGGCCTGCGCCCCCGGCTTGTGCACACCGTGTCGAGCTTCCACAACCCGCGGGGCGCCACGCTCAGCCCACCGCGGCGGGCGTACCTAGCCGAGCTCGCCGAGCGCTACGGCTTCCTCGTGGTCGAGGACGACCCGTACGGGCTGCTCGCCTTCGACGGGCATCCGCTCCCCACACCCGTGGCCGCCCACGGCGACCGCGTGGTGCGCCTGGGCAGCGCGTCGAAGGTGCTCGCCCCCGCGCTGCGGGTCGGCTGGCTCACCGGGCCCGCGCCGCTCTGCGCCGCGGTCGAGCGGCTCAAGCAGTGCACCGACCTGTGCACGTCCAGCCTCACCCAGCTCGTCACGGCCGAGCTGCTGGCCGACCACGCCTGGTTCGACGCTCACCTCGACCGGCTGCGCGCGGCCCTGCACGACCGGGCCGGAGCCCTCACCGGCGCCGTCGCGGGGGTGTTCGGCGACGCCGTCACCTGCTCCGTCCCGACCGGCGGCATGTTCTGCTGGCTGGAGTTCACCGATGGCACCCGCCCGGCCGACCTCCTTCCCACGGCGCTCGACCACGGCGTCGGGTACGTGCCCGGCACCGCGTTCGCCGTCGGGCAGGACCTGTCGGCCGCGGCCCGCCTCTGCTACGCCTCCAATCCGCCCGCGGAGCTCCACACGGCCGTGGAGCGGCTCGGCGCCGCCTGGGGCGCGAGCGCGACGTAG
- a CDS encoding DUF389 domain-containing protein: MLHMRIIAPADRTDAVRDLLLAEPGATHVTVLRGAALQPAGDVVEAAVAREAADELLGQLCELGIDRRGGVTLEAIDTSLSDAADAAVEASPGDPQDAVIWDEVVARTGEESRLSVSYQAFLTIACLLAAVGAITDSPVTVVGAMVLGPEFGPLAAVAVGLVLRRGDLVRRGGLALAVGFPLAMAVTAIGSVVLDAVGLLSTAALADLDQVAFIYEVGPFSLIVALLAGAAGMLSLTSAKSASLVGVFISVTTVPAAAFASVALVEGRYVQAMQSGLQLAVNLVGIVIAAALVLLLARRRSERGGRRLSAG, from the coding sequence GTGCTGCACATGAGGATCATCGCGCCGGCCGACCGGACGGACGCGGTGCGTGATCTCCTGCTCGCCGAACCCGGTGCCACGCACGTCACCGTGCTGCGGGGAGCGGCCCTCCAGCCCGCCGGTGACGTGGTGGAGGCGGCCGTCGCCCGCGAGGCCGCCGACGAGCTGCTCGGACAGCTCTGCGAGCTGGGCATCGACCGCAGAGGCGGTGTGACGCTCGAGGCGATCGACACCAGCCTCTCCGACGCGGCCGACGCCGCTGTGGAAGCCTCACCCGGCGACCCGCAGGACGCGGTCATCTGGGACGAGGTGGTGGCCCGCACGGGCGAGGAGTCCCGGCTGTCGGTGAGCTACCAGGCGTTCCTGACCATCGCGTGCCTGCTCGCCGCGGTCGGCGCCATCACGGACTCGCCCGTGACGGTGGTGGGGGCCATGGTGCTGGGGCCGGAGTTCGGGCCGCTCGCGGCCGTGGCCGTGGGGCTCGTGCTGCGCCGCGGCGACCTCGTCCGCCGCGGCGGACTCGCGCTGGCCGTCGGGTTCCCGCTGGCCATGGCGGTCACGGCGATCGGGTCTGTCGTGCTCGACGCCGTCGGTCTGCTGTCCACCGCCGCGCTCGCCGACCTCGACCAGGTGGCGTTCATCTACGAGGTCGGGCCGTTCTCGCTGATCGTCGCGCTGCTCGCTGGGGCCGCCGGGATGCTCTCGCTGACCTCCGCCAAATCGGCGTCCCTCGTCGGCGTGTTCATCTCCGTGACGACCGTGCCCGCCGCCGCGTTCGCATCGGTGGCCCTGGTGGAGGGCCGCTACGTGCAGGCGATGCAGTCCGGGCTCCAGCTGGCCGTCAACCTCGTCGGCATCGTCATCGCCGCCGCCCTCGTGCTCCTGCTCGCCCGCAGGCGGTCGGAACGGGGCGGGCGAAGGTTGTCCGCGGGGTAG
- a CDS encoding SGNH/GDSL hydrolase family protein: protein MQPSTVPPPPEPFRPRLALVPPPQPRPVRTLVTLGDSTAAGLGDPVPGGGWRGFPVLLAGALGARLVNPAVTGARMADVRRDQLPVALAAEPDVAVVFVGMNDTLRSDFDSVRLGADLAATVTALRAAGAHVLLMRYHDHTRVFPLPAPLRRALWRRVVALNLAIDAVVAGLDDGIGVLDLDVLPGGYERAAWAVDRLHPSELGHRILAAGLVVLLADAGFAVPGEVSLQCGGGRKVTALHRAAWLVFRGVPWLVRRGRDLGPVIFQGLAGELRAGLGRA, encoded by the coding sequence GTGCAGCCCTCGACTGTGCCACCGCCACCCGAGCCCTTCCGGCCTCGACTCGCACTCGTCCCGCCGCCGCAGCCCCGCCCCGTCCGGACGCTGGTGACGCTCGGCGACTCCACCGCCGCCGGGCTCGGAGACCCCGTGCCGGGCGGCGGATGGCGCGGGTTCCCCGTCCTGCTGGCCGGGGCGCTCGGCGCGCGCCTGGTGAACCCGGCCGTCACCGGTGCCCGCATGGCCGACGTGCGCCGCGACCAGCTCCCGGTGGCCCTCGCGGCCGAGCCGGACGTCGCGGTGGTCTTCGTCGGCATGAACGACACCCTGCGCTCGGACTTCGACTCCGTCCGGCTGGGGGCGGACCTCGCCGCGACGGTGACCGCGCTGCGCGCGGCCGGGGCGCACGTGCTGCTGATGCGCTACCACGACCACACGCGGGTGTTCCCGCTGCCGGCTCCGCTGCGCCGGGCCCTCTGGCGCCGGGTCGTGGCGCTCAACCTGGCCATCGACGCGGTCGTCGCCGGGCTCGACGACGGCATCGGGGTCCTCGATCTGGACGTGTTGCCCGGCGGTTACGAGCGCGCGGCCTGGGCGGTCGACCGGCTGCACCCGTCCGAGCTGGGGCACCGGATCCTCGCCGCAGGCCTCGTCGTGCTGCTCGCCGATGCCGGCTTCGCCGTGCCGGGCGAGGTGAGCCTGCAGTGCGGCGGCGGTCGCAAGGTGACGGCCCTGCACCGGGCCGCCTGGCTGGTGTTCAGGGGCGTGCCGTGGCTGGTGCGGCGAGGCCGGGACCTCGGGCCGGTGATCTTCCAGGGATTGGCCGGCGAGCTCCGGGCCGGGTTGGGCCGCGCCTGA
- a CDS encoding NAD(P)/FAD-dependent oxidoreductase, which translates to MAHVVIIGGGFAGVWSAAGAALARGDADLRITLVAPNEQMVLRPRLYEPEPDLATVELGRVLGPIGVEHLRATVSTIDTGRRVVVADGEEIGYDRLVLAAGSALVRPDGLPGGERLFDIDTLDGARRLIDHLRGREGYSTVVVGAGFVGLEAATALAERGRVLVVDRSDVVGHQLGPGPRAEIESALDQLGIDRRLGTTVAEVGDGYAVLSDGSRVEADAVVWCVGMRASELTRQIADGLDHLGRVPVDRQLRALPDVFVAGDTAAAPFDAEHTAMQACQHATPLGKVAGYNAAADLLGAPLRGFTPGPYVTCLDLGGAGGIFTRGWDRRVMVAGAEGGAIKKGINQAIHPPVDDAAKILAAADQVYLELPFFPRAEEEDAA; encoded by the coding sequence ATGGCCCACGTTGTGATCATCGGAGGCGGTTTCGCCGGCGTGTGGAGCGCGGCGGGCGCGGCGCTGGCCCGCGGGGACGCGGACCTGCGCATCACGCTCGTCGCGCCGAACGAGCAGATGGTGCTGCGGCCGCGGCTGTACGAGCCGGAGCCGGACCTGGCGACGGTCGAGCTCGGCAGGGTCCTCGGGCCGATCGGCGTCGAGCACCTGCGGGCCACGGTGAGCACGATCGACACCGGCCGGCGGGTGGTGGTGGCCGACGGTGAGGAGATCGGCTACGACCGCCTGGTCCTCGCGGCGGGCAGCGCGCTCGTCCGGCCCGACGGCCTGCCCGGCGGCGAACGGCTCTTCGACATCGACACCCTGGACGGGGCCCGGCGGCTCATTGACCACCTGCGCGGCCGGGAGGGCTACTCGACCGTGGTGGTCGGCGCCGGGTTCGTCGGCCTGGAGGCCGCGACCGCGCTGGCCGAGCGGGGGCGGGTGCTGGTGGTGGACCGCTCGGATGTGGTCGGGCACCAGCTCGGCCCCGGCCCCCGCGCCGAGATCGAGTCGGCGCTCGACCAGCTGGGCATCGACCGCAGGCTCGGGACGACGGTGGCGGAGGTCGGCGACGGGTACGCCGTGCTGTCCGACGGCAGCCGGGTCGAGGCGGACGCGGTGGTGTGGTGCGTGGGGATGCGGGCCAGCGAGCTCACCCGGCAGATCGCGGACGGTCTCGACCACCTCGGCCGGGTCCCGGTGGACCGGCAGCTGCGCGCCCTGCCCGACGTGTTCGTCGCCGGGGACACGGCCGCGGCGCCGTTCGACGCCGAGCACACGGCCATGCAGGCATGCCAGCACGCCACCCCGCTCGGCAAGGTCGCCGGGTACAACGCGGCAGCCGACCTGCTCGGCGCGCCGCTGCGCGGCTTCACGCCCGGCCCGTACGTCACGTGCCTCGACCTCGGTGGCGCCGGCGGGATCTTCACGCGCGGCTGGGACCGCAGGGTGATGGTCGCGGGCGCCGAGGGCGGGGCGATCAAGAAGGGGATCAACCAGGCCATCCACCCGCCCGTCGACGACGCTGCGAAGATCCTCGCGGCCGCGGATCAGGTCTACCTCGAGCTCCCCTTCTTCCCACGTGCCGAAGAGGAGGACGCCGCCTGA
- a CDS encoding aminotransferase class I/II-fold pyridoxal phosphate-dependent enzyme, translating into MRELNKVIAACPPSGIRRFFDIAAEMDDVISLGVGEPDFVTPWRVREAGIYALEQGYTTYTSNAGLPQLRELICADLAKRYGADYDPGGECLITTGVSEGLDLALRVLLNPGDEVIVPEPCYVAYEPCVAFAGGTPVRVPTRWEDGFAVDAEVVAAAITPRTKAILIGSPANPTGAVQPRAALEALVRLAEEHDLYLVSDEIYDRLTYTGGHTCLGTLPGARERTVLLGGFSKAHAMTGWRVGWICAPAAVAELAVRVHQYTMLCAPHISQLAAVEALSAPDDEVDAMVADYDRRRRVFVKGLRETGLDCPEPGGAFYAFPSIRSSGMDSETFAERLLHAEHVAVVPGSVFGPSGEGHVRCSYATALPLLEEALVRIDRFLRSSAAG; encoded by the coding sequence GTGAGGGAGCTCAACAAGGTCATCGCGGCCTGCCCGCCGTCGGGCATCCGCCGGTTCTTCGACATCGCCGCCGAGATGGACGACGTGATCTCCCTCGGCGTCGGCGAGCCCGACTTCGTCACGCCGTGGCGCGTGCGCGAAGCCGGGATCTACGCGCTCGAACAGGGCTACACCACCTACACCTCGAACGCCGGACTCCCGCAGCTGCGCGAGCTGATCTGCGCCGACCTCGCGAAGCGCTACGGCGCCGACTACGACCCGGGCGGCGAGTGCCTGATCACCACCGGCGTGTCCGAGGGTCTCGACCTCGCGCTTCGGGTGCTGCTCAACCCGGGCGACGAGGTGATCGTCCCCGAGCCCTGCTACGTGGCCTACGAGCCGTGCGTTGCGTTCGCGGGCGGCACGCCGGTGCGGGTGCCGACGCGCTGGGAGGACGGGTTCGCCGTCGACGCCGAGGTCGTCGCGGCCGCGATCACGCCTCGCACGAAGGCGATCCTCATCGGCTCACCCGCCAACCCGACCGGTGCGGTGCAGCCGCGCGCCGCGCTGGAGGCGCTCGTCCGGCTCGCCGAGGAGCACGACCTCTACCTGGTCTCGGACGAGATCTACGACCGGCTCACCTACACCGGCGGTCACACCTGCCTCGGCACGCTGCCCGGCGCCCGGGAGCGCACCGTGCTCCTGGGCGGGTTCTCCAAGGCCCACGCGATGACGGGCTGGCGGGTCGGCTGGATCTGCGCGCCGGCCGCCGTCGCGGAGCTGGCGGTGCGGGTGCACCAGTACACGATGCTGTGCGCGCCGCACATCTCGCAGCTCGCGGCCGTCGAGGCGCTCTCGGCGCCGGACGACGAGGTCGACGCGATGGTCGCCGACTACGACCGGCGCAGGCGCGTGTTCGTCAAGGGACTGCGCGAGACCGGCCTCGACTGCCCGGAGCCCGGCGGCGCGTTCTACGCGTTCCCCTCGATCCGCTCGTCCGGGATGGACTCGGAGACGTTCGCCGAGCGCCTGCTGCACGCCGAGCACGTGGCGGTGGTGCCCGGGAGCGTCTTCGGGCCGTCGGGCGAGGGCCACGTCCGTTGCTCGTACGCCACCGCGCTGCCGCTGCTGGAGGAGGCGCTCGTGCGCATCGACCGCTTCCTGCGCAGCAGCGCGGCGGGTTGA
- a CDS encoding Lrp/AsnC family transcriptional regulator yields the protein MRQILELLERDAQLSHDTIATMTGLPVAEVSEAIATWEASGAIRRYKAVVDWDAVDEDPTSETVTAFIDVSLAPARGVGFDDVAARIARFDEVRSVYLVSGTHDLRCTVIARTIRAVSDFVSQKLSTIDRVQSTATHFVLKTYKRDGDAFTAQEADHRLPVTP from the coding sequence GTGCGCCAGATCCTCGAACTGCTGGAGCGCGACGCCCAGCTCTCCCACGACACCATCGCGACGATGACCGGCCTCCCGGTCGCCGAGGTGAGCGAGGCGATCGCGACCTGGGAGGCGTCCGGGGCGATCCGCCGGTACAAGGCGGTGGTCGACTGGGACGCCGTCGACGAGGACCCGACCAGCGAGACCGTCACCGCCTTCATCGACGTCTCGCTCGCGCCCGCCAGGGGCGTCGGGTTCGACGACGTCGCGGCGCGCATCGCGCGCTTCGACGAGGTACGCAGCGTCTACCTGGTGTCCGGCACGCACGACCTGCGCTGCACGGTGATCGCCCGCACGATCCGGGCGGTCTCGGACTTCGTGTCCCAGAAGCTCTCGACGATCGACCGCGTGCAGTCGACGGCCACGCACTTCGTGCTCAAGACCTACAAGCGCGACGGCGACGCCTTCACCGCGCAGGAGGCCGACCACCGGCTGCCGGTGACGCCATGA
- a CDS encoding AAA family ATPase — MLLWINGPFGGGKTQTAYELHRRLPGSVVCDPEEVGFGLHRMTPRPLRGDFQDLTAWRSGVREVLDLALRNHDGPVIAPMTLTNSDYFDEVVGRLRADGHEVRHFALLASRATVLRRLRERGWGLGLKWESFAVTKLDECLDRLQAPEFAEHIRTDVLPVPDVATHIARSAGLPIVPNLDGRVRRQLRRYAVSLRHVRLG, encoded by the coding sequence ATGCTGCTGTGGATCAACGGCCCGTTCGGCGGCGGGAAGACCCAGACCGCGTACGAGCTGCACCGGCGCCTGCCGGGCAGTGTCGTGTGCGACCCGGAGGAGGTCGGCTTCGGCCTGCACCGGATGACGCCCCGGCCGCTGCGCGGCGACTTCCAGGACCTCACCGCGTGGCGTTCGGGCGTCCGCGAGGTCCTCGACCTTGCCCTCCGCAACCACGACGGCCCGGTGATCGCGCCCATGACGCTGACCAACTCCGACTACTTCGACGAGGTGGTCGGCCGGCTGCGCGCGGACGGGCACGAGGTGCGGCACTTCGCGCTGCTGGCCTCGCGGGCCACGGTGCTGCGACGGCTGCGCGAGCGGGGGTGGGGGCTCGGGTTGAAATGGGAGAGCTTCGCCGTGACGAAGCTCGACGAGTGCCTGGACCGCCTCCAGGCACCTGAGTTCGCCGAGCACATCCGCACCGACGTCCTGCCGGTCCCGGACGTCGCGACGCACATCGCGCGTTCGGCGGGGCTGCCGATCGTGCCGAACCTCGACGGCCGGGTGCGCAGGCAGCTGCGCCGCTACGCCGTCAGCCTGCGCCACGTCCGCCTCGGCTGA
- a CDS encoding NAD(P)H-binding protein, with product MILVTGATGNVGRHVLSQLRATGAADVRALVRPGAAPPDGVGVATGRLDEPAGLSAALAGVETVFLVWPFLTTEGAPAVLEAIGRHARRLVYLSSIGVGGPEERADPIFTLHAGMERLIRENGLPHTVLRSDTIASNTLAWAEQIRNTGIVRGPLTAATAVVDPRDIAAVAARVLADDAHAGATYGLTGPEVISRPEQVRAIGAAIGRELRIEEVPVRDARAQMLADGRPSALVDALLSAAENRSASTLVTSEVEDLTGKPSRSFPQWAHDHRKAFR from the coding sequence ATGATCCTGGTGACCGGGGCGACCGGCAACGTCGGCCGGCACGTGCTCTCCCAGCTCCGCGCCACGGGAGCGGCCGACGTCCGCGCCCTCGTGCGCCCGGGGGCGGCCCCGCCCGACGGCGTCGGCGTCGCGACGGGGCGCCTCGACGAGCCGGCCGGGCTGAGCGCGGCGTTGGCCGGGGTGGAGACGGTCTTCCTCGTGTGGCCGTTCCTCACCACCGAGGGTGCGCCCGCGGTGCTGGAGGCGATCGGCCGCCACGCCCGGCGCCTGGTCTACCTGTCGTCGATCGGTGTGGGCGGGCCCGAGGAGCGGGCCGACCCGATCTTCACGCTGCACGCCGGGATGGAACGGCTGATCCGGGAGAACGGGCTGCCGCACACGGTGCTGCGCTCGGACACGATCGCGAGCAACACCCTGGCCTGGGCCGAGCAGATCCGCAACACCGGGATCGTGCGTGGCCCGCTCACCGCGGCGACGGCGGTCGTCGATCCGCGCGACATCGCCGCCGTCGCCGCCCGCGTGCTCGCCGACGACGCGCACGCGGGCGCGACCTACGGGCTGACGGGCCCCGAGGTGATCAGCCGCCCCGAGCAGGTCCGGGCGATCGGGGCGGCGATCGGCCGGGAGCTGCGCATCGAGGAGGTTCCCGTCCGGGACGCGCGAGCGCAGATGCTGGCCGACGGGCGCCCGTCCGCCCTGGTGGACGCCCTGCTGTCGGCGGCGGAGAACCGGTCCGCCTCGACCCTCGTGACGTCCGAGGTCGAGGACCTCACCGGGAAGCCGTCACGCAGCTTCCCTCAGTGGGCGCACGACCACCGGAAGGCGTTCCGCTGA
- a CDS encoding mannonate dehydratase codes for MRIAEMLPADRAEGSLWPLMRQAGVTDAVGTLPGDPRPQPGHDAPWDRLPMARTKDLYERNGFDLGVIEWRPPFNLAKRGLPGRDEEIENVCTLLRNMGELGIPVWCYEWMTDRNWTRTSTAVPSRGGSTVTGFDRAVFEAGPPSPLGGILEEQLWENLEYFLARVLPVAEEAGVRLAMHPDDPPISPLGGVGRIMSSVDGFRRLLEVSDSPMNGITFCQGNFRLMADDLPAAIRDLGGSGKVFFVHFRDVEGTVDSFVETWHDAGPTDMRACIEAYRGIGFDGLMRSDHVPTLHGEVGAQAGYGVLGRLYAVGYIRGLMEGTA; via the coding sequence ATGAGGATCGCGGAGATGCTGCCGGCCGACCGGGCGGAGGGCAGCCTCTGGCCGCTGATGCGCCAGGCGGGCGTGACGGACGCGGTGGGCACGCTGCCCGGCGACCCGCGGCCGCAGCCGGGGCACGATGCGCCATGGGACCGCCTGCCGATGGCCCGCACGAAAGACCTCTACGAGCGCAACGGCTTCGACCTCGGTGTGATCGAGTGGCGCCCGCCGTTCAACCTCGCCAAGCGCGGCCTGCCCGGCCGGGACGAGGAGATCGAGAACGTCTGCACCCTGCTGCGCAACATGGGCGAGCTGGGGATACCGGTCTGGTGCTACGAGTGGATGACCGACCGCAACTGGACGCGCACCAGCACCGCGGTCCCGTCGCGCGGCGGCTCCACGGTGACCGGGTTCGACCGGGCGGTCTTCGAGGCCGGGCCGCCGTCCCCGCTGGGTGGGATCTTGGAGGAGCAGCTCTGGGAGAACCTGGAGTACTTCCTGGCGCGGGTGCTCCCCGTCGCGGAGGAGGCGGGGGTGCGCCTGGCCATGCACCCGGACGACCCGCCGATCTCCCCGCTGGGCGGCGTCGGGCGCATCATGTCGAGCGTCGACGGGTTCCGGCGGCTCCTGGAGGTCTCCGACAGCCCGATGAACGGCATCACGTTCTGCCAGGGCAACTTCCGGCTCATGGCCGACGACCTCCCGGCCGCCATCCGCGACCTGGGCGGCAGCGGGAAGGTCTTCTTCGTCCACTTCCGGGACGTGGAGGGCACCGTCGACAGCTTCGTCGAGACCTGGCACGACGCCGGGCCGACGGACATGCGGGCGTGCATCGAGGCCTACCGAGGCATCGGGTTCGACGGCCTGATGCGTTCGGACCACGTGCCGACGCTGCACGGCGAGGTGGGCGCCCAGGCGGGGTACGGGGTGCTGGGGCGGCTGTACGCCGTCGGCTACATCCGGGGCCTGATGGAGGGCACGGCCTGA
- a CDS encoding Uma2 family endonuclease, which translates to MTLSWPNHPITLEEWEALPEDSANKLEVAEGMLVMSPRPLSRHQKAGTRLETRFDEQLPQELTGLTDVEVLITYDPLTIRAPDVIVTRTELFETNPPRYRADDVLLAVEILSTGTRRVDRVLKFSEYAEAGIPQYWIVDLDDPTSLLAYVLVDGNYELSGEHTGAVGLDVAGHPVSIDLPALTRR; encoded by the coding sequence ATGACCCTCTCGTGGCCGAACCACCCGATCACCCTCGAGGAGTGGGAGGCACTGCCGGAGGACTCGGCGAACAAGCTCGAGGTCGCGGAAGGAATGCTCGTGATGTCCCCCAGACCCCTGTCTCGACACCAGAAGGCGGGGACGCGTCTCGAGACCCGCTTCGACGAGCAACTGCCGCAAGAGCTGACTGGCCTCACCGACGTCGAGGTGCTGATCACGTACGACCCGCTGACCATCCGTGCACCCGATGTGATCGTCACCCGTACCGAGCTGTTCGAGACCAACCCGCCTCGGTACCGGGCCGACGACGTTCTCCTCGCCGTCGAGATCCTCTCCACCGGCACCCGCCGGGTCGACCGGGTGCTCAAGTTCTCCGAGTACGCCGAGGCCGGCATCCCGCAGTACTGGATAGTCGATCTGGACGATCCGACCAGCCTGCTCGCCTACGTGCTGGTCGACGGCAACTACGAGCTGTCGGGCGAGCACACCGGCGCCGTCGGCCTCGACGTCGCAGGCCACCCGGTCTCGATCGACCTCCCCGCACTCACCCGCCGCTGA
- the sigJ gene encoding RNA polymerase sigma factor SigJ, whose amino-acid sequence MSGALAEADWEAHRSAVFGAAYRILGTVADADDVTQEVWLRAAAADLSAVRDVRAWLVTVAARTAYNVLKSARVRRESYVGPWLPEPLLTGPDAAAAVLVDESVSTAMLVVMETLGPAERVALVLHDVFDFPFDRIADVLGSTPAASRKLASRARARVAAVEERPRASKAETERVLKAFKAAADAGDMAGLIELLHPEAVYVADGGGKVTAARRPVVGAAQVALLAVRQIEIRRPDAFRVIEVNGRPALATFDGGELVWLDTVDVVDGRITAFRRLANPEKLARIGHI is encoded by the coding sequence GTGAGCGGGGCATTGGCCGAGGCCGACTGGGAAGCGCATCGCTCCGCCGTCTTCGGCGCGGCCTACCGGATCCTCGGCACGGTGGCCGACGCCGACGACGTCACGCAGGAGGTGTGGCTGCGCGCCGCTGCCGCCGACCTGTCCGCGGTGCGTGACGTGCGGGCCTGGCTGGTGACCGTGGCCGCCCGGACGGCCTACAACGTGCTGAAGTCGGCCCGCGTCCGCCGGGAGTCCTACGTGGGGCCCTGGCTGCCGGAACCGCTGCTGACCGGTCCGGACGCGGCCGCCGCTGTGCTCGTGGACGAGTCGGTCAGCACCGCGATGCTGGTGGTGATGGAGACGCTCGGCCCGGCCGAACGCGTCGCGCTGGTGCTGCACGACGTCTTCGACTTCCCGTTCGACCGGATCGCCGACGTCCTCGGCAGTACGCCCGCGGCCAGCCGCAAGCTCGCCTCCCGCGCCCGGGCCCGGGTCGCTGCGGTCGAGGAGCGGCCGCGGGCGTCGAAGGCCGAGACCGAACGGGTGCTCAAAGCGTTCAAGGCGGCCGCGGACGCGGGGGACATGGCCGGGCTGATCGAGCTGCTGCACCCCGAGGCCGTCTACGTCGCCGACGGCGGCGGCAAGGTCACCGCCGCGCGCAGGCCGGTGGTGGGCGCCGCGCAGGTCGCGCTGCTGGCGGTCCGGCAGATCGAGATCAGGCGCCCCGACGCGTTCCGGGTCATCGAGGTGAACGGCAGGCCCGCACTGGCGACGTTCGACGGCGGCGAGCTGGTCTGGCTCGACACCGTGGACGTCGTCGACGGGCGGATCACGGCCTTCCGGCGGCTGGCCAACCCGGAGAAGCTCGCCCGCATCGGTCACATCTGA